CCCAAGACCCAGAACATATTGGCCAATTTAGAACGCCATCGCTTTTAGGTTTAATGCAAACATTTCCGTGGATGCATAACGGCTTATTTGATGATTTAGCCGGTATTGTCGCCTTATACAACCATGGTGGAGTAAGACCAAGACCACGAAAAAACCAACTAAACGACCCACATTTCCCTAAAACCACCGACCTGCTTATAAAGCTTAATTTAACCAAGCAAGAGCAAGCAGACCTAGTGGCATTTTTACGTATATTATAAGCGCTGAGTTACTCACTTAAAGTGCGCGTGAGTAGCTTAGCGATATAAAATCAAGGCCTGGGTTAGGCTTTTTGATACCTGCGTTTGAATAATTAAAATACTTGAGCGACACACTGTGTTGCTCAGCCTCACCAAATTTCATGGCAATGCCTAGGCGATCTTCAAACTGGTAATGGGTGCTTATGTTTTTACCTGCAAATTTGGTGTCGTCTAATAGGCTTAAACCAATACCAAACTCGGCAAAAATGCGGTTCCCAGCAATACTGCCAATAGGATAAAAAATAACTGGCGAGAGCGATAAACCTAAATTAGCGTCGTAGCGTTTTGGGTCATCGTATTCAAAAAAGTTGGCATTGGCTTCTAGGTAAATCTCTAGCTCTTCAAAGCCCTCTATTTGGTAATCTAAGGCATATTGATAAGCCACCTTAACCCCTCGCACGTCTCCTTCACCTTGGATGTAGCTCATCGAAAAGTAATCTTGCGCAGCCGTTGCAGCGCCTGCGTATAACGTTATTGCTATTAAAAATAGTTTATAAAGTTTCATGTTATTCACCTCAAGCAGCTCAATTTTTATTGCAATTGCTTGACCTAAACACAGCAAATTTAGCTGCTATAGATTAAGCAATGATTCAATGAGGTGTATAATAATTGCATGCAACTATTTTGATAATTGCAATTATAGTAGAATAACTTTCTTCAATATATTGATAATTAAACAGTGATGGAGCCCACGCTAACGTGTGTTGTTAACCGCTTATATTGCTGCTTAAAAAGCTGCCAACCCACAATACCCGATAAGGTATTACCGCATGCCATACCAATAAACAGCCCTGTTAAACCGTAAAAATACGAGCCTAACCAAAGTAGTGGTAAGTAACATAAAAATAGCCGCAATATAGAGATAAATAAGGCCGTGGTCGCAAAGCCCAGCGCGTTACATACCGATACCGTGATCATACAAACACCCAAAGCCGCGTAACTCAAGGGCACAAGTACAAAGTAATCTGCCAGATTAGCAACAATTTCACTATTATTGCTAAGCGCATTCGCGAGCGGGTTAGCCACACCTAGCATAATAACCGCTAATAAAATTTGTATGCCAATAACAAAACCACACGCAAGTTTTACTACGTTTAATATTTGCCTAAACTCGCCCCGTCCTTTTAAATTTCCAATAATGGGGGGCAGCGCCATGGTAAGCGCTAAAATTAAAATAATTGCTATATATTCAATACGGTTTGCAAGCCCCCAAGCTGCTACAGCAAACCCACCATACGCGGCAATCAGTGCCGTTACTATCATGGCTGAAATAGGCGGAATAAACTGTGAAAGTAAAGCCGGTGCCATCATTTTTGCAATGGCTTTTATTGCCTGCTCGGTGCGGTTTTTTAAAACATCAAAGGTTACAAGTTCTCGTTTAATAAGCGTGTAAAACACCACGACTAAGCCTATTGCAAAAGCAACACAGCTTGCCCATGCAGCCCCCGCTAACCCCATATTAAAGGTAAACATAAACAATGGATCGAGCGCTATATTTAACACGCTGGTTAGCACCATAATTCGCCCAGGCAATAAGGTTTCGTTATGGGCACGGCAAATGCTGTAACCAAAATAAAGAAGCGCTCCAAGCCAGCCGCTTATTAGCCAAGGCAACCAGTAAAGCTCGGTTAAATTAAATAACGAAGGCGTTGCACCCAGCGCTAAAATGATAGGTTGCTGAAAAAACCACAACGCCAAGCACAACAGCGTTACTATTGCGGTGCCAATAAGTACGATTAAGCTACCTAAGTAGCGTGCGTAGTTAACTTTGTTTTCCCCAAGTGCAGTAGAAATGGTCGCGGTTGCAGCAATACCTAAGCCTACTTGTACTCCCACAATTACCTGAAAAATAGCAATACTAAAGGCAACTACAGCGAGCGGATCAGCGCCTAACTTAGCAATAAAAATACTATCAACCAGCTGGCTTCCCATAATAGAAAACAAGCCAACCAACATAGGCCAAGTTTGCTTGAATAAATACTTTAGAAGTAATGATGTATTACGGCTCATAAGGCAGGATCACTCTAAACTTAAAAATTTAAACGAGAAAAATACCAAAAAAAAAGGCGCTTATAGTAAGCGCGACAGGAAAAGTCACAATGAATAAGCTGTTAGTATATTTACACAACTAAGTATTGATAATATAGTTGTTTAAATAATCAGTTTATTGAAAAATTTGATAATGAACATTGCCCATTTAAATCTGTTTGTCAGAATCGCAACAACACACAATATTAGCTTAGCTGGCAAGGAGTTAGGTTTGTCGGCTGCGGTTTCTAGTGCCCAAATGAATAAGCTTGAAGAAACGCTCGGCGTTAAACTTATTCATCGTACAACCCGAAAAGTATCGCTAACCGAAGAGGGCCAAGCTTTTTTACCCCACGCTGAGGAAGTTCTTGCTAATGTTGAAATGGCACGCGCTTCGGTAGGTATTGGCAGCGTAACGCCACAAGGTAAATTACGCATTACCGCCCCTGCTTCGTTCGGGCGTATGCATATTATCCCTGCATTGGCTGGATTTATTGAGCAATACCCCGACCTGACGATTGATTTACGCTTGAGCGATAGCATTATTGATATGGTAGGCGGTGGTTTTGATATAGCAATACGCGATGCAGCCCTAAACGACTCAACCCTAATTGCTCGAAAAATTGCCCGCGATAAACGCTTAATTTGCGCATCGCCTAATTACCTTGCAAAACACGGCACCCCAACAACACCGCAAGATTTAAAAAATCATACTTGCGTTAATTTACATGGTTTAACTACGTGGTCGTTTATTACACCCGAGGGCACACAAAACATTAAAACCAACAACGTATTACAAGCCGACAACGGTGAAGCGGTGCGCGATGCGTGCGTGCAAGGCCTAGGTATTACCTTAATGTCGAGCTGGTGTGCCTATAAAAAACTACAAAGCGGCGAGCTGGTGCAAATTTTACAAGACTACCCACTGGCATCCGACACCGCTATTTGGAGTGTTTACCCAAGTTCGCGTTTATTAGCACCAAAAGTAAGGGCCTTCATAGACTACTTTAGCGGCTACTTTGGTGACGAACCCTACTGGGAAAAAATATAATTATTTAACCGTAACATACAAAAGCACAAACCTAGGTTTGTGCTTTTTGCGTTTTTAGTTTTAATCTTCAAGTTTTAAACAAAACGATTATTTATTGGTTAAACGCTTATAGATGATGTCTTTTAGTACTGCGCGATCATGCTTTAACTGATGCATTGCTTCGTCATCAATTGGCGCATTTTCAAGTTCTAACTCGCGAATTTGTGTATCCAGTGCGTTGTATTTTTCAACTTGCTGTGCAAATTCTGCATCACTTTTAATAAGCGATGTGAGTGTGTCTGTGTGCTGTGGAAATTCGTTCGCTACTGAGTGGTTTTCGCCTAACATAATTGTTCTCCGTTGTTTTAATAGGTAGCCCCTTGGGCATATAAAAATAGTAGCAACCAACCTTTATTTTTATAATGCCCATTTTAGCAGAGTCACTTTATTGAATAATTTGATAATAGCTTGATATAAACTAACGCTACGTTGGGTTTTTAGCTTTCCAGGCGTTATCGGTCGCTCTTAGGTTTTCGCTATCTATACTCATTACTTGCTCAAGATGCTGATGATGCTGCTTATACGCCGATATATAATTTTCTTGCTCGTTGCGATTTTTATAAAGCTCAGGCATTACATGAGCATCTTTTTGTTTAAATAAACGTTGTAACCGGTAAGCCTCATAGGGCTCTACTCCTAACGCTTCTAAAGCGGCTTGCCCCATTTCTAGTGCACTACCAAATGTTTCTCGATGAATGCTATTAAGGCCGCTATCCATGAGGTTAAACTCGGCTTCGCGGTTGTATGCACTAATTACTATTTTAAGCCACGGAAAATGCTTTTTAGCCAGCTCAGCCAAATGTTTGGCTCGTTCGGTATTGCTCATGGTAATGACCAGTAGTTCTGCCGATGCTGCTCCTGCTGCATGAAGTAAATCTAAACGCGTGGCATCGCCATAATACACTTCAAAGCCGAGTTTTCTCAGTAGGTTAACGTTGTTAGCATCGTTATCTAAAATAACGGGTTTAATACCTGAAGATATTAAAAAGCGGCCAAGGTCTGTGCCTAAGCGGCCAAATCCTGCCAAAATAACACGATGATTTTGCTGTGCTATGGTATCGGGCTCTGAGCTTTGTGCCGGTATTGCTTGGTTTTGTGCTAAAAACTTATCATGAAAAATAAATAACAACGGCGCTAAAAACATTGAAATAGCCACCGCCGATATAAGCGGATCAATCACGTTATTGGCTAATACACCGTTATTTTTTGCAAACTGAAATAACACAAACGCAAACTCTCCACCTTGCGCTAAGGCAATGGCAAATAACGAGCGCGCTCCCGAGCTAATTTTAAATAACTTGCCAACAATTACTAATACCAACCACTTTATGGCAATCAAGCCTGTTGTTAAGCCAAGAATTAGTAATAGGTTATCGCCAATTAACGTAAAGTTTAAACTCGCCCCAATGGAGATAAAAAATATCCCCAGCAGCAAGCCTTTAAAGGGCTCTATGTCGCTTTCAAGCTCGTGTCTAAATTCGCTGTCGGCAAGTACCACACCAGCTAAAAATGCCCCAAGCGCCGGCGATAGCCCTACCGCAAGCATTAACAAAGAGGTACCAATAACCAAAGCAAGCGCAGCAGCAACAAACACTTCGCGAATACCGGTTTTTGCTACGGCTCTAAATATAGGCTGGCTGGCAAATTTACCAATTAAAAATACCGCAAAAATAGCCGCGAGAGTCAGTATCACTCGCAAGTAATTAGGCAGTGTTGTTATATCAAAAAGCACAGAGCTGTGGTGCGAGCGGCCCGCTATAGCAAGTGTTGCCAGTAACGGCAGTGCTGCAAGCATAGGAATAACCGCTAAATCTTGAAATAACAATACAGCAAACACACTGCGCCCTGCCTCTGTGTTCATTTGGCCTTTTTCTTGAAGGGTTTGTAGCACAATAGCCGTAGACGATAACGACACGATTAAACCAACCGCCAATGCTTGCTGCCACGGTAAAAATATTAGTGCAATAGCAGTAATAATAATGCTTGTAGCAATTACCTGCGAACCACCAATACCTAGAATAGGCAGCTTTAACTGCCACAGTAAAGACGGTTTAAGTTCAAGCCCAACTAAAAATAGCATCATCACTACGCCAAATTCAGTAAAGTGCATAATGGCTTCTACATCACCAATTAACGAGGCGCCAAAAGGCCCAATAATAATACCGGCAATTAAATAACCCAGCACTGAGCCTAAGCCTAATTTTTTTGCTATGGGTACCGCAATGGCCGCAGCGGCTAAAAATATAAATACTTGAAGTAAAAAACCTTCCATAGCTAGTCCCTCCTAATAAGTTTATTTAAATCAGAGTTTAAAAATTCACTGTGCGCCAACTGCGCTGCATCTAGCTTGCTATCTCGCAGTGCTAAAATAGCCCGGCGATATTGCTGAGCATAATTATGTACCTGCTCTGGTGCTAAACCACGGTGCACACCACTAATTACAAATGGTGGTAAGCACTGCATTTTGCATAAATTAACAGTGGCTTTAAAAGGTGAAGTGAGTTGATCTATGGTGAATTTATTTATGCCCGTAGGCGTATAGGTATCGGCATCGCCGCCAGTTGTAATGGCCTGTAGCGCCAATTTATTTTTTAATGCATCACCTTTTGAGCCGTACGCCCAATCGTGCTCAAGTACTAGGTCAAACCACTGTTTAATAATGGCTGGGCTTGAGTACCAGTAAAAAGGATGCTGAAAAACAATAATGTCGTGTGCTTCGCACAACGCTTGCTCGCGCTGCACATCAATCATCAGATCGGGGTAATGTGCGTATAAGTCATTAACAGTAACGCCTTCAAGGTCTTCTACTGCGCTGCGTAACCCTTTATTTATATTTGAGCGTGCAGCTGCTGGGTGAGCAAAAATAATGAGTATTTTTTTCATGGTTTATCGCCTATTGCGCTGTAAAAGCAAAGCCTACAGCTGAAGTTAAATAAAATAAGGCGCGCTGCTATGCACTGCGCCTTAGTTAAAACCGTTATTTAACGTCTTGAATTGAAACCACCATGTCGGGCCAATTACGTTGGTTTTCCATGCTGTACTCTGCACCTTGCTCATCGGCGTATTTAAAACGTCTTAACGCAGGTGTTTGGCTTGTCGCTTGATATAACCAATAAGCTTCAGCGCGTAGCGCTTCTTGAATAGGTAAGTCGATTGACTCATACACTGCTTGTTTGGTCGCATTAATCGATTCGCTTGGCCAAAGCGCAATGCGTTTTGCAAGCTTATCAACGTATGGGCCTATTTCGTCTGGGTTTAGTGCGCGGTTAACGGTGCCGTAAAATTCGGCTTGGTCTGCGTCAAAATCATCGGCGCTCAGTACTATTTCAAGCGCTCGGCCTAAGCCTGTTTGACGCGCCATGCGCGATGCACCACCGCCACAAGGTAAAATACCCATGCCCACTTCCATTTGCATAAACTTAGCTTTACCGCGTGCAGCAAAGCGCATATCGCATGCGAGCGCAAACTCATGGCCGCCGCCTCGGGCAAAGCCTTCTATTTTTGCAATGGTTGCTTGCGGTAATCTACTAATGCGCTCTAGCACAACTTGAAGGTCGAGCAGTTTTACTTCATTTCGTGGAACAGCCTTATCAGACATATCCTTTAAAAAATCGGTATCGGCATGCGAAACAAATATTTCTGGGTGAGCCGATTGAAATACCACCACTTTAATTTGTTTATCGGCTTCTAACTTTTGTGCCAACATTGTTAAATCTGCAAGCATTGGTAAACCTTGAACATTTACCGGCGCGTAGTCAAAAGCAACCGTTAAAATTCCACTATCTGCAATGGTATTGAATGTAGTAAACCCTTCGTATTTCATAGCGTTATCCTTTGTTATTTTAAATAAATCAATAAACGTTAAATGTTGTTAGCAACAATCAACTGAACGATTTACATTCTAGTAACTAAAGATAAATTTGATAATATTGATATTAAACGAATTAGTTTACTGTTATTTTTGATAATAATTGGTATTACTACCATCTCATTAGTAATTAGCCCTGTATGATTTTTAAACCATTACTTTTTTACGAACTGATTTAAACCATTAAATAATACCAATCCGTATTAATACTTAATTATGCGGATTGGTATAAAACTTTCATTTTATTTGCACAATTTATTGC
The genomic region above belongs to Pseudoalteromonas sp. MM1 and contains:
- a CDS encoding acyloxyacyl hydrolase; this translates as MKLYKLFLIAITLYAGAATAAQDYFSMSYIQGEGDVRGVKVAYQYALDYQIEGFEELEIYLEANANFFEYDDPKRYDANLGLSLSPVIFYPIGSIAGNRIFAEFGIGLSLLDDTKFAGKNISTHYQFEDRLGIAMKFGEAEQHSVSLKYFNYSNAGIKKPNPGLDFISLSYSRAL
- a CDS encoding MATE family efflux transporter, whose translation is MSRNTSLLLKYLFKQTWPMLVGLFSIMGSQLVDSIFIAKLGADPLAVVAFSIAIFQVIVGVQVGLGIAATATISTALGENKVNYARYLGSLIVLIGTAIVTLLCLALWFFQQPIILALGATPSLFNLTELYWLPWLISGWLGALLYFGYSICRAHNETLLPGRIMVLTSVLNIALDPLFMFTFNMGLAGAAWASCVAFAIGLVVVFYTLIKRELVTFDVLKNRTEQAIKAIAKMMAPALLSQFIPPISAMIVTALIAAYGGFAVAAWGLANRIEYIAIILILALTMALPPIIGNLKGRGEFRQILNVVKLACGFVIGIQILLAVIMLGVANPLANALSNNSEIVANLADYFVLVPLSYAALGVCMITVSVCNALGFATTALFISILRLFLCYLPLLWLGSYFYGLTGLFIGMACGNTLSGIVGWQLFKQQYKRLTTHVSVGSITV
- a CDS encoding LysR family transcriptional regulator, encoding MNIAHLNLFVRIATTHNISLAGKELGLSAAVSSAQMNKLEETLGVKLIHRTTRKVSLTEEGQAFLPHAEEVLANVEMARASVGIGSVTPQGKLRITAPASFGRMHIIPALAGFIEQYPDLTIDLRLSDSIIDMVGGGFDIAIRDAALNDSTLIARKIARDKRLICASPNYLAKHGTPTTPQDLKNHTCVNLHGLTTWSFITPEGTQNIKTNNVLQADNGEAVRDACVQGLGITLMSSWCAYKKLQSGELVQILQDYPLASDTAIWSVYPSSRLLAPKVRAFIDYFSGYFGDEPYWEKI
- a CDS encoding YdcH family protein, producing the protein MLGENHSVANEFPQHTDTLTSLIKSDAEFAQQVEKYNALDTQIRELELENAPIDDEAMHQLKHDRAVLKDIIYKRLTNK
- a CDS encoding monovalent cation:proton antiporter-2 (CPA2) family protein encodes the protein MEGFLLQVFIFLAAAAIAVPIAKKLGLGSVLGYLIAGIIIGPFGASLIGDVEAIMHFTEFGVVMMLFLVGLELKPSLLWQLKLPILGIGGSQVIATSIIITAIALIFLPWQQALAVGLIVSLSSTAIVLQTLQEKGQMNTEAGRSVFAVLLFQDLAVIPMLAALPLLATLAIAGRSHHSSVLFDITTLPNYLRVILTLAAIFAVFLIGKFASQPIFRAVAKTGIREVFVAAALALVIGTSLLMLAVGLSPALGAFLAGVVLADSEFRHELESDIEPFKGLLLGIFFISIGASLNFTLIGDNLLLILGLTTGLIAIKWLVLVIVGKLFKISSGARSLFAIALAQGGEFAFVLFQFAKNNGVLANNVIDPLISAVAISMFLAPLLFIFHDKFLAQNQAIPAQSSEPDTIAQQNHRVILAGFGRLGTDLGRFLISSGIKPVILDNDANNVNLLRKLGFEVYYGDATRLDLLHAAGAASAELLVITMSNTERAKHLAELAKKHFPWLKIVISAYNREAEFNLMDSGLNSIHRETFGSALEMGQAALEALGVEPYEAYRLQRLFKQKDAHVMPELYKNRNEQENYISAYKQHHQHLEQVMSIDSENLRATDNAWKAKNPT
- a CDS encoding NAD(P)H-dependent oxidoreductase; this translates as MKKILIIFAHPAAARSNINKGLRSAVEDLEGVTVNDLYAHYPDLMIDVQREQALCEAHDIIVFQHPFYWYSSPAIIKQWFDLVLEHDWAYGSKGDALKNKLALQAITTGGDADTYTPTGINKFTIDQLTSPFKATVNLCKMQCLPPFVISGVHRGLAPEQVHNYAQQYRRAILALRDSKLDAAQLAHSEFLNSDLNKLIRRD
- a CDS encoding enoyl-CoA hydratase/isomerase family protein — translated: MKYEGFTTFNTIADSGILTVAFDYAPVNVQGLPMLADLTMLAQKLEADKQIKVVVFQSAHPEIFVSHADTDFLKDMSDKAVPRNEVKLLDLQVVLERISRLPQATIAKIEGFARGGGHEFALACDMRFAARGKAKFMQMEVGMGILPCGGGASRMARQTGLGRALEIVLSADDFDADQAEFYGTVNRALNPDEIGPYVDKLAKRIALWPSESINATKQAVYESIDLPIQEALRAEAYWLYQATSQTPALRRFKYADEQGAEYSMENQRNWPDMVVSIQDVK